A genomic stretch from Psilocybe cubensis strain MGC-MH-2018 chromosome 1, whole genome shotgun sequence includes:
- a CDS encoding hypothetical protein (Uncharacterized protein C1F3.03) yields MFSKQSELVLPDLSPDLRDEFDWKVGSLRSFDFPLNITSLAIEPVNGLLGIGTSSGDVHIFGRPGVESILHLPQPVDVRFLQFSVSTSNIVCLDGNNQLHVYSLAEYGRPKHVSSSRFDQTNSITLSPSHTHVFLASQSGEIKTYDLTCLRKSPYTTPNLWKLYEEKLAASGMPSLAPNFPYVVEIVIHPRNLDLLFVAYSGGVVLTDLTERNTIRVYELTLSPGAPGGSGYAVDDILTHRRIMVTCLAIHPSGHMLAVGYADGSIAFWAVEDDNKPILVRTLDTIDVNVIQADLLEKHLSNSGQSKHPSSLPEPIFKLSWSSFENSSDPRGGETVLTVLGGLDSDKPPGLTTLLLPAFNPPEPPSDSPVPGQDTLHPFFRDAMHQSLTPKKSFYYETKGVIQDYLLLPRASPHFGGSYDPYGILLISESNEMRTVEGYQFPPPGFITTAATSSKVVKNISTDEGTLSPPSPTPLPVSPSHVNHTPLPMTLPTALLAGHAGILGGQLIKLPNDIYDNFISHKTIFDIRLNLQGGQAQPDPAKANELKLSKYQPRRVLMSYNKDLSIRFFDFSTQLLIPSAASDHLENDWPEPIPGLTIQLYEILEDPGIAQIFGNALPSLSIQSVLIASEALELAILMKSGEVIVYNSSSHRSMVRSLNQTTDPQIVMLDHLCPRPGCRLAPYFMFVPRKGPVEACALADTGFLAMSYKDGSLFAIDMRGPTVILARGTDKRQKRTSALSSGHLVSPLGHGSGLDVVMSLTWAVAHLEKDPSLGVRLIAGHQSGHAEVYTLVHSGNHSSWSIAGEPMVAKVMPDPITGGTFVLDSKSGAQCKVDRTRLGAAMKGTNSSRDSHCILVSVGVKGARTTVDITGAKVGKVDWGNKHGSVQDARIVEHADSRTLVIQTDRHMAVIYSLPHLEHVHTVQLPVITSLPLSIDESGDFIAWTLAAQARSAGVMQSATYGTFFDVRRAYTLPVIDFMIGRGTIPPQPQPVPLGPTSILGSWFTYNQTKTGQQIDELLGGPSRPIPVKPSPASTSKDTPAEGSSSPGSGIIAGAAAVQANLYNRFAAAMNERGQLLGDLNERFNSLEEGSRNMVAQAKSLAAKQTAKSWFGL; encoded by the exons ATGTTCTCAAAACAATCAGAACTTGTCCTCCCTGATCTATCTCCAGACTTACGAGACGAGTTTGACTGGAAGGTGGGCTCACTGAGATCCTTCGACTTCCCTCTGAACATTACGTCGCTCGCAATCGAACCTGTAAACGGTCTTCTGGGAATCG GAACTAGCAGTGGCGATGTACATATCTTTGGTCGTCCAGGTGTCGAATCCATATTACATTTACCGCAGCCTGTCGATGTTCGCTTCCTCCAATTCTCGGTCTCGACATCCAATATTGTCTGCCTTG ATGGTAATAATCAACTTCATGTTTATAGTCTTGCGGAGTATGGAAGACCGAAACATGtctcttcttcaagattTGACCAAACGAA TTCCATCACACTCTCTCCTTCACATACCCAT GTTTTCCTCGCATCCCAAAGTGGAGAGATCAAAACATACGATTTGACGTGCCTACGCAAATCGCCGTACACCACACCCAATCTCTGGAAGTTATACGAAGAGAAATTGGCCGCCAGTGGTATGCCATCGTTGGCACCCAATTTTCCGTATGTTG TTGAGATCGTGATTCACCCCAGAAATTTAGACCTTTTGTTTGTGGCATATTCAG GTGGGGTAGTACTAACTGACCTC ACTGAACGAAATACAATCCGTGTCTATGAACTAACTCTGTCCCCTGGTGCTCCGGGTGGCTCTGGATATGCCGTGGAT GATATCCTCACTCATCGAAGAATCATGGTGACTTGTCTAGCCATCCACCCCTCTGGACATATGTTGGCTGTCGGCTACGCAGATGGGTCTATTGCTTTCTGGGCTGTAGAAGATGACAACAAACCAATTCTAGTCCGCACTTTGGACACAATCGACGTCAACGTGATCCAAGCCGACCTGTTAGAGAAACATCTCTCAAATTCCGGTCAATCCAAGCATCCATCATCGTTACCAGAACCAATATTCAAACTTTCATGGAGTAGTTTCGAGAATTCATCGGACCCGCGTGGTGGTGAAACAGTCCTCACCGTGCTCGGTGGACTTGATTCTGATAAACCTCCTGGTCTTACGACCTTGCTCTTGCCGGCGTTTAACCCTCCGGAACCGCCTTCCGACTCTCCCGTACCTGGACAAGATACTCTTCATCCTTTCTTCCGTGATGCTATGCACCaatcgttgacgccgaaaaaGTCTTTCTATTACGAAACAAAAGGTGTTATTCAGGATTACTTGTTGTTACCAAGGGCTAGTCCCCACTTTGGAGGAAGTTATGACCCCTATGGGATTTTGCTTATTTCGGAATCAAATGAGATGCGGACTGTAGAAGGGTATCAATTTCCTCCTCCGGGCTTCATCACGACCGCCGCTACATCGTCTAAAGTTGTAAAAAATATATCAACAGATGAAGGAACCCTTAGTCCCCCTTCTCCGACACCTTTGCCGGTATCCCCAAGTCATGTCAACCATACCCCTTTACCCATGACATTGCCTACTGCATTGCTGGCTGGCCATGCTGGTATTCTTGGCGGACAGTTGATAAAACTGCCTAATGACATCTACGACAATTTCATTAGCCACAAAACAATTTTTGACATTCGACTTAATTTGCAAGGCGGCCAAGCGCAACCCGACCCCGCGAAGGCAAATGAACTGAAACTCTCCAAATATCAGCCGCGCAGAGTCTTGATGAGCTATAACAAAGACTTGAGCATTCGGTTTTTTGATTTCAGCACACAGCTATTGATTCCTTCGGCTGCCTCTGATCACCTAGAAAACGATTGGCCAGAACCTATTCCTGGCTTGACCATTCAACTCTATGAGATACTCGAAGACCCCGGTATCGCTCAGATCTTTGGCAATGctcttccttctctctctatTCAGTCTGTTCTCATTGCGTCAGAAGCGCTGGAACTGGCCATTCTGATGAAAAGCGGAGAAGTCATTGTTTACAATTCGTCTTCACATAGATCTATGGTACGATCATTAAATCAAACAACGGATCCTCAAATTGTCATGTTGGATCATTTATGTCCTCGTCCTGGGTGCAGGCTTGCACCTTACTTTATGTTCGTTCCTAGGAAAGGACCTGTGGAGGCTTGCGCTCTTGCTGACACTG gtTTCTTAGCAATGTCTTACAAGGATGGATCATTGTTCGCAATTGATATGCGTGGACCTACTGTGATTCTTGCACGAGGGACAgacaaaagacaaaaacGCACTTCCGCTTTGAGTTCTGGACATTTGGTTTCTCCTCTTGGCCATGGCTCAGGACTCGACGTTGTCATGTCACTGACATGGGCCGTTGCTCACCTAGAGAAAG ACCCAAGTCTTGGTGTGAGACTTATAGCTGGACATCAATCAGGTCATGCGGAGGTGTACACTCTAGTTCATTCCGGCAACCATTCATCGTGGAGTATCGCTGGGGAGCCCATGGTAGCCAAAGTTATGCCTGATCCTATCACTGGTGGCACATTTGTTCTTGATAGCAAATCGGGCGCACAGTGTAAAGTTGATCGTACCCGGCTTGGTGCTGCTATGAAAGGAACCAACAGCTCTAGGGATTCACATTGCATCTTGGTGTCGGTGGGCGTTAAGGGTGCCCGTACCACTGTCGACATTACGGGAGCAAAGGTAGGGAAAGTGGATTGGGGAAATAAGCATGGCTCTGTACAGGATGCACGTATAGTGGAGCATGCTG ATTCGCGCACTCTCGTCATTCAAACAGATCGGCACATGGCGGTAATATATTCACTACCTCATCTAGAACATGTTCATACGGTTCAACTTCCCGTCATTACTTCGTT GCCACTCTCCATTGATGAAAGTGGAGATTTCATCGCCTGGACTCTAGCAGCTCAAGCTCGATCAGCTGGTGTAATGCAATCGGCAACATATGGTACATTTTTCGACGTTCGACGCGCCTATACGTTGCCAGTTATCGATTTTATGATTGGCCGAGGCACTATTCCACCTCAACCGCAACCTGTACCTCTAGGGCCTACGTCAATTCTAGGCTCGTGGTTTACATATAACCAGACTAAAACTGGTCAACAGATAGACGAATTAC TGGGTGGACCCAGTAGACCAATTCCAGTCAAACCTAGTCCTGCATCCACTTCCAAGGACACTCCAGCAGAAGGATCTTCTAGTCCTGGTTCAGGAATCATTGCCGGGGCAGCTGCAGTTCAGGCAAACCTTTACAATAGATTTGCCGCCGCGATGAATGAAAGAGG ACAACTGTTGGGAGATCTGAACGAACGATTTAATTCTCTGGAAGAGGGTAGTAGAAATATGGTGGCACAG GCTAAAAGTCTTGCTGCCAAACAGACTGCCAAATCGTGGTTTGGTTTATAG
- a CDS encoding Golgi SNAP receptor complex member 1-2, whose protein sequence is MSSYDQLHRQCRTLENLFDAKLTSYSQLASSIARPGQDIESSGSGERWRDLEIELDDLSSKLEEINDQLRALASNPELMSASMLRTIQRHRELQQDNMRELKRTKTNVKHALDQANLLSGVRNDIDSYKSSAADSLLAERGRIDSSHRMTDDVLQFVSYSEWKNILG, encoded by the exons ATGTCAAGTTACGACCAGCTACACAGACAGTGCAGGACACTCGAGAATCTGTTCGATGCTAAACTCACATCATACTCACAACTGGCGTCCAGCATTGCGCGACCGGGTCAGGATATTGAATCTTCGGGCTCTGGAGAACGATGGAGAGACTTGGAAATAGAGTTGGATGACCTATCATCAAAG TTGGAAGAAATCAATGACCAATTGCGTGCATTGGCCAGTAATCCAGAACTCATGTCAGCCTCCATGCTTCGAACAATTCAGAGACACAGGGAACTCCAGCAGGACAACATGCGCGAGCTGAAACGAACGAAG ACCAATGTTAAGCATGCACTCGACCAGGCCAATCTCCTTTCAGGCGTACGGAATGATATTGA TTCGTATAAGTCATCGGCTGCGGACTCGTTGTTAGCAGAGAGGGGTCGGATTGACAGTTCGCATCGAATGACAGACGACGTGTTACAGTTCGTATCTTACTCTGAATGGAAAAATATACTCGGCTGA
- a CDS encoding Cut9-interacting protein scn1, whose product MSNPAPTQNLPSPEILKHIVDVHCHPTDAPAGVGASSMQNLSITVCAMSTMQFDQHKVRELASSYPEKVVPCFGYHPWFSHLICTGASPSSSSSNKEKHYRNLFLPNTAPTTSNGDQDCVQNDGDQEKRALLEAQFQTLLAALPEPRPLSAIIAELRKNLSDFPNAMLGEVGLDRIFRVPIDYFASPRVLTSFTIPLEHQLTVLEAQMDLAVELGRNISIHSVKSQLATTDLLAKMRSKFGNQWNNISVDLHSCGLSPQTWRELEKKHVNVFLSLSTVINHKHANHRALIAQCSSNRILAESDYNDIDMCTPQTWDIIKIIGEVKGWPVEENWIDENEIEENDWGVVRRLEKNWFRFKNGHHPLPPKKKPKMKNYDTEDSDTGEEK is encoded by the exons ATGTCAAACCCGGCACCAACTCAGAATTTGCCCAGTCCAGAGATTCTCAAACATATCGTCGATGTCCATTGTCACCCTACGGATGCTCCAGCGGGAGTCGGAGCTTCATCGATGCAGAATCTTTCCATCACGGTGTGTGCTATGTCGACGATGCAGTTCGATCAACACAAGGTCAGGGAGCTGGCTTCGTCGTATCCCGAGAAGGTCGTTCCGTGTTTTG GATACCATCCATGGTTTTCCCATCTGATTTGCACGGGCGCATCaccgtcgtcatcgtcgtccaaCAAAGAGAAACATTATCGCAATCTCTTCCTTCCCAATACCGCGCCCACAACTTCGAATGGTGATCAAGACTGTGTTCAAAACGACGGCGACCAGGAGAAACGTGCACTCCTCGAAGCCCAATTCCAAACACTTCTTGCAGCATTGCCTGAGCCTCGGCCATTGTCAGCTATCATAGCTGAGCTGAGAAAGAACCTGTCCGATTTCCCCAACGCGATGCTCGGCGAAGTGGGACTGGACCGCATATTCCGCGTGCCTATCGATTACTTTGCCTCCCCACGCGTGTTGACGTCGTTCACGATCCCGCTGGAGCACCAACTCACTGTCTTAGAGGCACAGATGGATCTGGCAGTCGAGCTGGGCCGGAATATCAGCATTCACAGCGTGAAATCGCAGCTTGCGACGACCGATCTTTTGGCAAAGATGAGATCCAAATTTGGGAACCAATGGAATAATATCAGTGTTGACCTACACAGCTGTGGGCTCAGTCCACAGACGTGGCGTGAATTGGAG AAAAAGCATGTCAACGTTTTCTTGTCGTTGTCGACAGTTATCAATCATAAGCACGCTAACCATCGGGCGCTGATAGCTCAGTGCTCATCGAATCGGATTCTTGCTGAGTCTGATTACAACGATATTGATATGTGCACACCTCAAACTTGGGATATCATTAAAATCATTGGTGAGGTAAAAGGTTGGCCTGTTGAAGAAAATTGGATCGACGAAAATGAAATCGAAGAAAACGATTGGGGCGTCGTACGCAGATTGGAAAAGAATTGGTTTCGCTTCAAAAATGGCCATCACCCACTACCGCCTAAGAAGAAACCCAAGATGAAAAATTATGACACTGAAGATTCGGATACTGGGGAAGAGAAGTGA
- a CDS encoding tRNA(m(1)G37)methyltransferase, with protein sequence MTRHLYLDASPPPYNGTRDFIDREAFKKTISVLAARVVPERAGVFLKAKELKSCLMDLPKIRTVVHDSSNPDGDRLVLLRMANKSDIPPEAKEYLDKESKGLVDFQIDLNYNYWTADECLRAFLPEELREGAPSGFALTGHIAHVNLNDEYLPYKHIIGQLILDKNSQVETVVNKLDSIDTKFRFFKMELLAGKPEYVVEHREADCKFTFNFAEVYWNSRLHTEHKRLVDSFKPEDIVADAFAGVGPFAVPAARKGCAVLANDLNPNSAKYLDKNVKDNRVTALVRVSCEDGRDFIRRSVASAYDDPFPAYTGPKKSRVQEERERKILQKLAAEGHPPPPATPTPQPRQKISHFVMNLPDSALTFLDAFRGLLNDDKGRNLSGVYDEMPMVHCHCFTRELDPVLAEKDIRQRAEEKLGYPLPADTIFHLVRSVAPNKEMYCISFRLPREVAFACS encoded by the exons ATGACTCGTCATCTATATCTCGATGCTTCACCTCCTCCGTACAATGGAACTAGAGATTTTATCGATCGAGAAGCTTTTAAGAAAACAATTTCAGTACTTGCAGCACGCGTTGTACCCGAGAGAGCGGGTGTCTTTCTCAAGGCCAAGGAACTAAAGAG CTGTTTGATGGACCTTCCTAAAATTCGAACTGTTGTTCATGATTCCTCCAATCCAGATGGCGACCGTCTCGTTCTATTGAGAATGGCCAACAAGT CTGATATTCCTCCAGAGGCTAAAGAATACTTGGATAAAGAATCGAAGGGTCTTGTAGATTTTCAGATTGACCTGAATTACAACTATTGGACAGCAG ATGAATGCCTACGTGCCTTTCTCCCTGAAGAGCTGCGTGAAGGGGCACCCAGTGGTTTTGCATTGACAGGACACATTG CTCACGTCAACCTCAACGATGAATACCTTCCTTACAAACATATCATTGGACAATTAATTCTCGAT AAAAACAGCCAAGTGGAGACTGTTGTGAACAAGTTGGATTCCATCGATACCAAATTTCGTTTTTTCAAAATGGAACTGCTTGCTGGCAAGCCAGAATACGTTGTAGAACAT CGTGAAGCTGACTGTAAATTTACATTCAATTTTGCGGAGGTCTACTGGAACTCGCGTCTTCATACAGAACATAAGCGACTGGTCGATTCATTCAAACCGGAAGACATTGTAGCAGATGCATTCGCCGGAGTTGGACCATTTGCTGTCCCTGCAGCAAGGAAAGGTTGTGCCGTTCTTGCAAATGATCTGAATCCGAACAGCGCCAAATACTTGGATAAAAACGTGAAAGATAACCGG GTTACCGCCCTTGTGCGCGTTTCGTGTGAAGACGGTCGCGATTTCATCCGAAGAAGTGTCGCGTCAGCATATGACGATCCATTCCCAGCGTACACTGGACCGAAAAAAAGCAGAGTACAGGAGGAACGAGAACGCAAAATATTGCAAAAACTGGCTGCTGAAGgacaccctcctcctccagcaacaccaacacctcaACCTCGCCAAAAAATATCACATTTCGTGATGAATTTACCTGATTCTGCGCTCACGTTCTTGGACGCTTTCCGAGGATTATTAAATGATGATAAGGGTCGGAATTTGAGCGGTGTGTACGACGAAATGCCAATGGTGCATTGCCATTGCTTTACTCGCGAGCTCGACCCAGTGTTGGCCGAGAAGGATATTCGGCAG CGAGCGGAAGAAAAACTGGGGTACCCCTTGCCTGCAGATACCATATTTCACCTTGTTCGTTCTGTGGCCCCTAACAAAGAGATGTATTGTATTAGTTTCCGACTTCCTCGCGAAGTAGCGTTTGCTTGTAGCTGA
- a CDS encoding Calcium-binding mitochondrial carrier protein, translating into MSPWTRILPTVHCDSPDGSSSITKSALQSVRTAVAVPESELKRWRRTFEANAKVINGEKFLDADGFIDAIAPAGDLSKIGRAQFGILFRIADTSRRGLISWDDFTVFETLLKRPDADYWMAFQYFDVDHSGYIDYNEFKTVFSANLGPDAIPFDFDCDWIKLYLGKKNGSHVLGYNEFTQLMKGLQGERLRQAFKYLDTDQDGFIRPEEFKRIILEIAGHKLSDSVIDRLPTLCTLSPGQRISYSEVVAFHNVIREMDMVERIIREATAKSKDGRIDQADFLNHAASSSRYSLFTPMEASIVFHFASRGLASQRLALIDFGQLLDPRWRPPHEELFDAKPAVKVSFLQNFLHSSYNFVQGGVAGAFGATIVYPIDMGEFCFHTKGMQNQRSTVVGQLLYKNSIDCAKKIFRNEGFLGFYRGLGPQLVGVAPEKAIKLTVNDLVRSRAMDPETGRIAVGWELVAGGLAGGSQVVFTNPLEIVKIRLQVQGEAAKVEGAVPKGAIHIIRQLGILGLYKGSTACLLRDIPFSAIYFTAYSHLKKDVFQEGYNDKRLSFLETLAAAGIAGMPAAYLTTPADVVKTRLQVEARKGQTNYSGLRDAFVKIYREEGFRALFKGGPARVIRSSPQFGFTLLAYETLKDVYPWADKPIKVETALTSRPDEMSKVRARNALKILLDVHGDFGHRAAAFAGKPLSLSNPRLSS; encoded by the exons ATGTCGCCCTGGACCCGCATACTTCCGACTGTCCACTGCGACTCGCCAGATGGCTCCTCTTCTATCACAAAGTCGGCTCTCCAGTCGGTGCGCACCGCGGTAGCTGTACCCGAGAGCGAGCTTAAGCGGTGGAGGCGTACTTTCGAGGCTAACGCGAAGGTTATCAATGGCGAAAA GTTTTTGGACGCGGATGGATTCATCGACGCTATTGCACCTGCAGGGGATCTCTCAAAGATTGGTCGCGCACAGTTTGGCATTCTATTTCGCATCGCCGACACTTCCCGACGTGGCCTCATTTCCTGGGATGATTTCACGGTGTTCGAGACTCTCTTGAAGCGGCCCGATGCTGATTACTGGATGGCGTTCCAGTACTTCGATGT TGATCATTCTGGGTATATCGACTATAATGAATTCAAGACTGTCTTTTCTGCCAACCTCGGACCGGACGCTATACCTTTTGATTTCGACTG CGACTGGATCAAACTATACCTCGGGAAGAAGAATGGATCCCACGTGTTAGGAT ATAATGAATTTACGCAGCTTATGAAGGGCTTGCAGGGCGAGCGGCTGCGCCAGGCCTTCAAATACCTAGATACCGACCAGGATGGATTTATTAGACCGGAGGAGTTCAAAAGAATCATTCTA GAAATTGCGGGACATAAACTATCAGATTCCGTTATAGATCGTCTGCCCACTCTTTGTACTTTGAGCCCTGGGCAGCGTATATCTTATTCAGAAGTCGTTGCATTTCATAATGTTATTAGAG AAATGGATATGGTAGAACG AATAATTCGTGAAGCGACTGCGAAAAGCAAAGATGGACGGATTGACCAGGCAGACTTCCTCAACCATGCAGCGTCAAGCTCCCGCTACTCGTTGTTCACACCCATGGAGGCTTctattgtcttccattttgCCAGTCGCGGACTTGCCTCGCAACGCTTGGCCCTCATCGATTTTGGACAGTTACTGGACCCACGTTGGAGACCTCCTCATGAGGAACTTTTTGACGCGAAACCGGCAGTCAAGGTATCATTTCTCCAGAACTTCCTCCATTCATCGTACAACTTTGTCCAAGGAG GTGTCGCTGGTGCCTTTGGAGCAACTATTGTTTACCCTATTGACATGGGTGAGTTTTGCTTTCATACGAAGGG AATGCAAAACCAACGCTCTACGGTGGTTGGCCAGTTGCTATACAAGAACAGCATAGATTGCGCAAAGAAAATTTTTCGTAACGAGGGCTTTTTGGGCTTCTACCGTGGACTTGGCCCCCAACTTGTT GGCGTTGCTCCCGAGAAAGCTATTAAATTGACTGTCAATGACCTTGTCCGTTCTCGTGCCATGGATCCTGAAACGGGGCGCATTGCAGTCGGCTGGGAGCTCGTGGCAGGAGGATTGGCAGGAGGATCACAAGTG GTGTTCACTAACCCTTTGGAGATTGT CAAAATTCGCTTGCAAGTACAAGGCGAGGCTGCGAAAGTTGAAGGTGCCGTACCGAAGGGTGCTATTCACATCATTCGTCAACTGGGAATACTCGGGTTATACAAAGGATCCACGGCGTGCTTGCTCCGTGACATTCCATTCTCTGCCATTTATTTCACCGCGTATTCGCATCTGAAGAAAGATGTTTTCCAAGAAGGATATAACGACAAACGTCTCTCGTTTTTGGAAACTCTCGCGGCTGCTGGTATAGC TGGCATGCCTGCGGCATATCTTACAACACCAGCAG ATGTCGTGAAGACGAGATTACAGGTTGAAGCACGAAAAGGTCAAACAAATTACTCAGGTCTTCGTGATGCCTTCGTAAAGATCT ATCGTGAAGAAGGATTCCGTGCTCTATTCAAAGGAGGCCCCGCACGTGTAATCCGTAGCAGTCCTCAGTTCGGATTTACACTTCTCG CCTATGAAACGTTGAAGGACGTT TATCCTTGGGCAGATAAGCCTATCAAGGTGGAGACTGCACTTACCTCTCGCCCTGACGAAATGTCGAAAGTGCGGGCTAGAAATGCACTCAAAATTTTGTTGGATGTTCATGGGGACTTTGGACATCGGGCAGCTGCATTTGCCGGCAAGCCTCTGTCTCTATCCAATCCAAGGCTGTCCTCATGA
- a CDS encoding Thioredoxin-like protein Clot — protein MPLYIADGSIDPLSLLSVPEKFVIFYSSIVDGQMWCPVCPRLSFELIRDLISVDQDCREIDQLVQNTFSEGGPAALIVYVGDRGQWKTASNVYRQEPWKITSVPTIVRLKDGKEEARLEDPGPIQQGIAAFVKPQ, from the exons ATGCCTCTATACATCGCAGATGGATCGATTgaccctctctctctcctatCTGTACCGGAGAAGTTTGTGATCTTTTACTCTTCCATTGTAGATGGACAGATGTGGTGTCCAGTGTGTCCTAGACTGTCGTTTGAGCTGATTCGGGATCTGATTTCTGTTGATCAGGATTGTCGAGAAATTGACCAGCTTGTACAGAACACGTTTTCCGAAGGCGGCCCAGCAGCTCTAATTGTCTACGTCGGCGATAGAGGACA ATGGAAAACGGCGTCTAATGTGTACCGCCAAGAACCATGGAAGATCACGAGCGTACCGACAATCGTGCGCTTGAAAGAC GGAAAGGAAGAGGCGAGGCTCGAGGATCCTGGTCCCATTCAGCAGGGAATCGCAGCTTTTGTCAAGCCACAATAA
- a CDS encoding Molybdenum cofactor biosynthesis protein 1: MTFPATKITPNLWTKLPLSMARGIATQVELPSTSLNLQRRAQARIREIDFASPVNKHLIDTFNRQHNYLRISLTERCNLRCFYCMPSEGIELSPDGKLLTNAEIIRLATLFVKSGVTKIRLTGGEPTIRKGIAEIIGDLNSLRKYGLKSIGMTSNGLALHRHLPQLVENGLSHLNLSLDTLDPFKFELITRRRGHDAVLKALKVALESPLASVKINVVVIKDLNDSEVLDFVEMTKTENISVRFIEFMPFTGNKWDKKKMVPSSELLERIRAKHPNVERAPDELNDTARSWSIPGHKGHFGFISSMSDHFCSSCNRLRLTADGQIKVCLFDATEVSLRDKLRTGASDQELLETIGRSVSGKKEKHAGMEDIDVITNRPMILIGGRLKKSMYPTLHLVHSPSGSVHRHQKSGLRVYSTSSSPSPSLTHIDERGRASMVDVGEKQPTKRTATASGRIYITKLAYELVTASYPTEDSSSSSAESRAVAKARHKGDVLTVAQLAAIMGAKQTSSLIPLCHPLALSKIGVVLQPETTTRKSGSGEDVTYSILCTATVACEGKTGVEMEALTSVSVGLLTVWDMLKAVAGQEMIIGEIMVTHKAGGRSGDFSRPEIDTMLCDT, translated from the exons ATGACTTTTCCTGCGACCAAAATCACTCCGAATTTATGGACAAAGCTTCCTCTTTCGATGGCCAGAGGCATCGCAACTCAAGTTGAGTTGCCATCAACTTCGTTGAACTTGCAGCGTCGTGCTCAG GCCAGAATCCGCGAGATCGACTTTGCTTCACCTGTAAACAAGCACTTGATAGACACATTCAATCGCCAGCATAACTATCTGAGAATATCTCTGACAGAGAGGTGCAACCTACGAT GCTTTTATTGCATGCCAAGCGAAGGCATAGAACTCTCTCCTGATGGCAAACTGTTGACCAACGCAGAAATCATACGTCTGGCTACACTTTTTGTCAAAAGTGGTGTTACTAAGATCAGGCTTACCGGCGGAGAGCCAACCATTCGTAAAGGGATAGCAGAGATTATCG GTGACTTGAATTCATTGCGAAAATATGGCTTGAAATCCATTGGAATGACTTCAAATGGCCTTGCTCTCCATCGTCACCTGCCCCAGTTAGTTGAAAATGGCCTGAGTCATCTTAACCTGAG TCTCGATACTTTAGATCCATTCAAATTTGAGCTCATCACTCGGCGAAGAGGTCATGATGCGGTTCTAAAAGCTCTCAAAGTAGCTCTTGAATCCCCTCTCGCATCTGTGAAGATTAATGTCGTGGTCATCAAAGATTTGAACGACTCAGAGGTCCTTGACTTCGTAGAAATGACAAAAACTGAGAATATCTCAGTGCGGTTCATCGAATTTATGCCGTTTACAG GCAATAAatgggacaaaaagaagATGGTCCCTTCGTCTGAATTGTTGGAACGTATACGGGCTAAGCACCCGAATGTGGAACGCGCACCAGACGAACTCAACGACACGGCAAGGTCATGGTCGATACCAGGCCACAAAGGGCATTTTGGGTTTATTTCAAGCATGTCAGATCATTTTTGCAGTTCCTGCAATCGTCTGCGTCTAACTGCGGATGGCCAAATAAAA GTTTGCCTATTCGACGCGACAGAAGTCTCCCTCCGCGATAAACTTCGCACGGGAGCGTCCGATCAAGAGCTTCTGGAAACTATCGGACGCTCAGTGTCtgggaagaaagaaaaacacgcAGGCATGGAAGACATTGATGTCATCACAAATCGTCCGATGATACTTATTGGTG GCCGCCTCAAGAAATCAATGTACCCAACATTACATTTAGTTCATTCACCTTCAGGTTCAGTGCACAGACACCAGAAGTCAGGTTTACGTGTTTATAGCAcctcatcatcaccatcgccATCACTAACCCACATCGACGAACGTGGTCGTGCATCTATGGTTGATGTTGGCGAGAAACAGCCCACGAAGCGCACTGCGACAGCTTCTGGTCGAATATACATAACGAAACTGGCATATGAATTAGTCACAGCCTCCTACCCAACGGAAGattcttcgtcctcatccGCAGAATCTAGAGCCGTCGCCAAAGCGAGGCACAAGGGTGACGTGCTAACGGTTGCCCAGCTGGCTGCGATTATGGGGGCAAAACAAACTTCATCTTTGATACCGCTTTGCCATCCTCTCGCACTTTCAAAAATTGGCGTTGTTCTACAGCCAGAGACTACAACAAGAAAATCAGGAAGTGGCGAAGATGTAACGTATAGCATTCTATGTACTGCGACCGTTGCATGCGAGGGCAAGACTGGAGTCGAAATGGAGGCATTGACATCTGTGTCTGTAGGCCTGTTGACAGTCTGGGACATGCTGAAAGCTGTGGCTGGGCAGGAAATGATTATCGGTGAAATTATGGTCACTCACAAAGCTGGCGGACGAAGTGGTGATTTCAGCAGGCCAGAGATTGATACAATGCTATGCGATACTTGA